The Mastacembelus armatus chromosome 13, fMasArm1.2, whole genome shotgun sequence DNA segment AAAGGCTGATATTACCTCGCGTCAGGGATTGTAACGAGAGCACCTATGTGAAAGGTAAGAGTTGGATTCAGACTGAATTTGGAGAGCATCAGAATTACTATACACACTTTTTAGGGTTACTACGTACTGATTTTCAAATATATGGCATCATTTTAAAGGTGATTATGCAACAAATATTTGTAAGTCTAGAGTGTACTTTTAAATTGTAACTGTTTACTTCATGTCTTGGTCCTGGGCGAttctaaaacagaaacaatgactGCCAATTTTACAAAAATTACGAGTTTCTTCATCCTTGGTTTTCCTGGACTTTCATCACAGTATTATGGACCTGTGTCAGCTCTGCTTTTTTTAATCTACCTAGCTATTGCAATAGGGAATATTTTCATCTTAGCATTTGTTGTTTATGAGAAGTATTTGCAAAAGCCAACATATCTGGTCTTTTGTCACCTGGCACTTAATGACTTAACATTTGGCACTGTAACTCTCCCAAAGATCATATCAAAATATTGGTTTGATGACagtgttgtttcattttatggATGTTTTACACAGATGTTCTTTGTTCACTATTTAGGATCAGtaacatcttttattttgttggtgATGGCTCTTGATCGATTTATTGCAATATGTATTCCACTGCGTTATCCTGTCCTAATCACAAACaacactgtgtctgtgctctGTGGGTTTGCTTGGTTTATACCTCTGCCTTTAATGATAGGCATTGTACTCCATGCTCTGACTTTATCTTTCTGTAAATCAAATGTCATTGCTCAGTGCTACTGTGACCACATTTCTATTAGGAGTCAGGCATGTGGTGAAGATGTTTACATAGTTGCAGTTACCTCTGTGTACATAGCCATGTTTACCCTCTTGGCTCCTCTTGCATTTATCTTGTTTTCTTATATTTCTATTATTGTGgttattattaaaatgtctaATTCTGCAGGCCGCAAAAAAACCTTATCAACTTGTACCCCACAGATATTGATCACATGTCTTTTTTACCTTCCCAGGTGTTTTGTTTATGTGGCTGCTGTTGTTGGATTTTCTTTCAGTTTAGATGTTCGCATTTTACTGATACTTTTGTacagtgtttttcctgctgctgtaaatccAGGAATATATTGTTTCAAAACTCAGGATATTAAGGAGGTATTGATAAAAAGGCTCaagaaaactaaaattgcaatagaaataaaactttCATATAAATGTAGAGCTGAAAGTTAAGGCAGAATATGACGACTCAACAGCAGGATTTATCTATCCCAGACAAGTttgtgacattaaaaacagcaccACCTTCACAGTTCGGCCTTTATGCTCAACCTTAAATTTAGGTGTTCACCTCAATATTCATCTTTCTTTGACATAGTATATGTAAAGGACAAAAATGTGGCTACTACTTggacataaatacacaaatttaaaattttttatcATTGTTGACAGACACTCAACAGGCTCTGTGTATGTTTAATATAAAGAAGAAATTTAATATTGAAAGACTGCAGCTTTGGAAAGCACCCACCCCATGTGTTCAACTCAAGACTGGAAGTTTTATATGAGGGTTGGCAGAACTTTATTCAGTCAGTCCTTTGCCACACTACAGTGTAGTATGTGGACTTAAACACAGGTTGAAATACCAAAATGGAAACTGCTAAACTACACTGTACACTAAACTACATTGTACATTAAAAGGATAAGATTAGGCAATACCTGAACCTCTAcctaatgtgtttattttttgtttccttatATGGGATAAGATGAAAGATCAGTGAATATTGGTAATAAAATGATGAGTTGTGCAGTTGATCTGGCCGCTGCTCAGATTCGTCTCATCTCATCTGCTCTCTGTCAAACACCTAGTCTCTATATTAACTCCTAGTCCCCATCTTAATGTAGCACTACACATTGTTAATATTTGACTAACATTAGCACTAACACTAATATTGACATGTATCAAATACTCCTTTAAGTTTTATCTCCTTGTACATTGTTTTTGATAAATGTTgttaatttattattacaaaCTTTAAACCTTTAACTCCAAAGTTTTATCTTGCCTCTGCCTCACCGCGAGTCTTTTCTTGCTAACTTGTTGAATGTGGTCTAACCCTCTGCATCATGAGCAATATCTAATAAGTGGAAGAGGAAAAGCTGCCATTAATGGAGTGACTCCTCTCTTGTAAAACACTGCATACATTTTGCAAGAAAGTCTGCCCAGAAGATTTTCTAGAAAAAgttgtatttttgaaaatttgGTCAAACTCAGTAAAAGACAATCACCTACAAAACttaaacatttcaataaaatcTTGCCCAGCTATAATAAACAGCTCATCTTTAATGGACTTTGCTACCCCCACAATAAAATGAGAGTTAGAATAAACGGAAAGTAAAAATGGCACTTTGCGTGTGTGACGTCTGCATTTTGAGACAAACTGTGAACATGTCCAGATCCCCACTCTGAGGTTCCTGTCTGCTTCTCTGTCACTAGATGggaataaaggcaaaaatgtaaatttttgaGTATTGTGAGTATTTGCTTGGTTGTTGTTTAGAGGCATTTTTTACCAGTCAAGAAGTGTCTTTGAACTGTAAAATGCAGGACTTGAATTTGCCATTAGAGATAAGTGTTTCCTTGCATCTCAGttatgcacataaaaaaaattactttgcCAAACGAGAGAAAGATTGTGGTTTTGGTTCAATATTAATACTAAACACGTCCAGTCTAATGCAACCACTCACTTTTCAGTATTTAAACAAGGCAACTATCAAACTTAACCTAACATTTTGAGACGCTAAAATTCAGTGTTAATTTTCACACATGAATTTGATACACAGTGTTTTGAAGAAGATGCATGGCCTATTATACTTTCACCAAATTCTagtattttcattgtttcattttgttgatTGATGGAGTTTTCTTATCTTCAAAGTGTTTTGATGATACAGCTCCCACATGTTTATTGACCACAGATAGCATCCTTACAGGTATTGCTGTTGTCTAACATGACATTAACATTAGTGGAAAAGGCGGTTCATTTATTCCATAATTGTCGGTCTATTCTTGAAAGCAGTGAACAAACAGTGGACAGTGGACAAACCTACATTTGGACTAAAGTCATTCACCGAGTTCCACTTGAGATGAGACGTTAAATCTGATAAGATTAGTAAAGTGATATATcttgtcatgagtccctctggggacttcctgcctgaGGACCTTCATTGTGTAGTGACTTCCGTTTTCTCCTcgcactggtccctggcagcttagtgttcatttgtgttcatgagtttcacctgtccccgttagtttcacctgagttcaatcacctgttgtgttcctccctatttatacctcccttgtcCCTTTGTTTGGTGCAGAAGCATTATAGTTGTTATAGTGGAAGTGGTTACTGTCTCGCTACTGTGGATGCCCCTAGTagtaagtgtgtttgtgttgtgaccGTTTCACTCGGTCCTTTCGAGTTTATGGTTTATGTTCACCCTGGAATCCCCAAGGGGAAAATAAAGAGTTCTgtgtcctgcaattgggtccttacctctcctccttcaccccACACCACCTGCATCTCGTGACATATCTAAAGTGAACATGTAGAGGATTTGGGTGGTGTGTAGCTCATAattgttaatgaaaaatgttctcTTTATGGAATATTCTGTTTGAGTCTTTTCTTCCTAAAAAatacccatccattatctatacccgcttattcctaaccagggtcacggggatctgctggagcctatccagCCTGTCCCTTGGGGggaaaaggcaggggtacacactggacactGGACATTGGACACTGGACACTGGACATTCATTCACACTGGtgtgaataaatatttttattatagttttagtTCACAGAAgtaacatataaaaacataaccattaaaaccaaaacattaaataagTGGTAGTACGGTAAGATACTGCAGACGAAAAAATAGTAAATATTATCATGCAACCTACTGTGTAATACTGCTTCATATCTGTCGTGGCTGTACGCCACTGTCTGGAAACTGAATCCTATGGGGACAGACAAATATAGTATTAAACAATGAGCCAAGTAGATATTAGGTGACACTTGTAGTACACTCATGGAAGAAAATGTCACAAGGTAAGATAACAATTGATGTGACAGATCCAGATTACTCTGCAGTGGCTCGTGccttgtttgcttttgtttaaataacTGTCAGTAGTTGCATATATCAACATTTTCAGGTGATTTAGCAGTTAACAAAGACGCTCAGTAATTGTGTTTAGTATTTGAGTGGTTATTGTGAATTCAGTTGAATATGTTCGACACTAATGTAACAAAAATAAGAGATTTCCTCATCGTTGGATTTCCTGGACTTTCACCAGAGTATTATGGACCTGTGTCAGCCCTGTTTTTCGTACTCTTCTTGGCTATAGCTGcaggaaacattttcattttaatgtttgttaaatgtgaaatgtctCTTCACAAACCCACATATCTCATCTTTTGTCACTTGGCATTAACTGACTTAGCATTTGGGACTGTTACTCTACCAAAGATCATATCAAAATATTGGTTTGATGAcagctttatttcattttatggttgttttgtacaaatgttttttgttcattttttaggTGCAGCTCATTCTTTCATCCTAATGGTGATGGCTCTTGATCGATTTATTGCAATATGTATTCCACTGCGTTATCCTGTCCTAATCACAAACAACACCATATCTGTGCTCTGTGGGTTTGCTTGGTTCATACCTCTGCCTTTAATGGTAGGCATTGTACTCCATGCTCTGACTTTATCTTTCTGTAAATCAAATGTCATTGCTCAGTGCTATTGTGACAACACTTCTATTAGGAGTCAGGCATGTGGTGATGTTTACATTGTTGCAGTCACATCTCTGTACATAGCAATGTTTACTCTCTTGGTTCCTCTTGCATTTATCTTGTTTTCTTATATTTCTATTATTGTGGTTATTATTAAAATGTCCAATGCTGCAAGCCGCAAAAAAACCTTATCAACCTTTACCCCACAGATATTGATCACATGTCTTTTTTACCTTCCCAGGTGTTTTGTTTATGTGGCTGCTGTTGTTGAATTTTCTTTTAGTTTAGATGTTCGCATTTTATTGATGCTCTTGTacagtgtttttcctgctgctgtaaatccAGGAATATATTGTTTCAAGACTCAAGACATCAAGCAGATGTTGATAAAGAGGCTCAGGAAAACTAAAATTGcaatagaaataaaactttCATATAAATGTCAAACTGATTGGTAAGGCAGAATGTACACAATAACCCAACAGCAGAATTAGGAGCAACTCCATCTTCACAATTGGACCTACAGCTTTTACTGCTTTCCTCAGTCACGACTTTGTGACAAAGaataagaaaagaacaaaaatgcgGCTTTTCTATTCATTGGACATAAATACGTAAATATAAAAATccatttgtgtatttatattcaAAGATGCTCAACGAGCTTTGTGtatgtttaaaacaaagaacaaaattcATATTCCAAAGACTGCAACTTTGGCAAGTACACACACTATTTGTTTAACTGAGGCTGCTGACACTTAATACTGGAGAGGGTTGAACTTTATTCAGTCAATCCTTTGACACGCTACAGTCTGAAATGTGCACTTACCCACAGGCTGAATTACCAGAATAGGCAACTGTGTTAGGACTCAGCTCTAGCTAGACCCAATGGCAATTTAATCAGCTgcaaaattgtttaaaaatgcatggATCAGTAAACCACATTTTACATTATAAGAATGATGTTATGTTGGGTTGGATGTAATATCAGTGATTACctgtaataaaatgataatgagTTGTACAGTTGATTTGGATGCTGCTCAGATTCTCATCTAGTCTATGTCCAACAGCTAGTGTGTCCACTTTAATTCTCAAGTCATAAAACGTATTACAATATACCAACATGAAAAAGGCAACATTAGTTTAtattaaataagtaaaaaaaaattgactgtGGCGGAAATATCACTTTGATCCAAACAGatatatttacaataaattTTGCTTCTGTGGATAAATTAGCTGCAGTGCATGGAAAGGATTCACATTAACAGAAGTTATTACAAAACCACATAAACACCTCTTTGTGTGTTCCAGTTATTGCTCCAACTATTTGTCCTTGCAAGAAACGTgccagaacaaaaaaaaatatgttgaagGACATGAATTCTTTCTCAGTGACTCACCAAGACTTTGGACTCACCTAGTCCCTGTGTTAATGTAGCGCCGCACATAGTTATTATTTGCCTAATATGAGTGTTAACAGTAATGTTGTAAAGCATCTAATACTCAACAGAGGTTTTATGTCCTTGTTTGTTCCAAAACTTTCCATCTAGCCTGGAGAGCTGTGTGTAATTCAGAAGATGAATAAACTCATATCTGGATAGGCCCTGCCCAGCTAGAGTTCCCGAGCCCCTCTCTGGTTTCAAGCCTGGGGCAGAGGCTTGAAGACGAGAGCCCGGTGGCTGGGTCACCACCCACAGGGCCTGGTTGGGCACAGCCAAAAGATGAGATGTGGGGCTGACCTTCAGTGAGCCTACCATCTGCAGGTCCCATATGGGGCTTGGGCATTGTGGTTTGGGCAGCAGTCGAAGGCAAGTGCCTTAGTAGCCCAAACCTGGTCGAGCAAAGCTGGCTCTTGGGACATGGAACGTCACTTCACTAgtggggaaggagcctgagcttgtgcgacctgggctctggaaccaAACGCCTTGAAAagggctggactctcttccaCTATGGATCTGCCCAGGGTGAGAGATGGCAGGCTGCCGTGAGCTTGTTAATACCCCCCAGCTCAGTCATCATACGCCTACAGGCTGGGGATCAGGCTGTCATCGTTATTTGTGCTTATGCACCAAATGATGGGCTAGGAGTGATACTGAAAAGTGCTCCAATGGGGCACTCCATCATTCCACTGGGAGACTTCAACATTCACGTGGACAATGACAGTGAGACCTGGAGAGGTGTgactgggaggaacggcctccccaaACTGAAcctgagtggtgttctgttaTTGGACAGTTTCtccataatgaacaccatgttTAAACATAAGTGATAAGTGCACATAGCACCAGGACTCCCTAGGCTGGAGGTTAATGATCAATTTTGCAGTTGTTTGTTTGCCATATGTTCTGGACActtgggtgaagagaggggctgAGCTCTCAACTGATCACCACTTGGTAGCAAGTTAGGCCTGATGGCAGGGGAGGAAGACGAACAGACCTGGCATGCCGAAACATAGTGAGGGTGTGTTAGGAACATCtggtcttcaactcccacctcaGACAAAGCTTTTCACATATCCTGGGGGAGACTGaggacattgagtccaaattGACTATATTCCATGCCTCCATTGCTGCAGCGGATGAACGGCGGCATTCCATAAACCCAGTGGTGGACACTAGAAGTAAAGGATGCCGTCAGGCTAAAGAAAGACTCCTActgagcttggttggcttgtgggactcccaaGGCAGCTGACAGGTATTGACAGGCCAAGTAGTAGGCAGCACGGGTgtttgcagaaacaaaaactcGGGTGTGGAAGGAGTTCGGCAAGGCCATGTATTAGGACTTTCAGCCGGGAAGTCAGGAATATATTGTTTCAAGACTCAAGACATCAAGCAGATGTTGATAAAGAGGCTCAGGAAAACTAAAATTGcaatagaaataaaactttCATATAAATGTCAAACTGATTGGTAAGGCAGAATGTACACAATAACCCAACAGCAGAATTAGGAGCAACTCCATCTTCACAATCAAAGATGCCCTGACTTCAGCGGccacagacttgattggctgagtggtatcacgtgggatggctcaactcgcatgcaattggtctgtgtgtttccactattgtaaagtctacaaaagcgGCGCTGGTGGAAATGAAAGCGCCctgttaggttttaaatcataaccttctgttttggctgtaggtccgggtctccgtatggggcagcttttgggtccaCACCCGGACagcggtccgcctgttagtgacctatgatATAGAAGATCATAATATCTAGTGTGTGATAgtgtgatatacagtatatttaagtCCGCTAAGACTTGGTTCACCCATCACTGTTGCTGGAGTTACTGAGGTaatcaaacagctgcacagtggcAAGGTGGaaggggtggatgagatcccTCTTGAGTTCCTTAAGGATCTGGATACTGTGGGGCTGTCATGACTGACACGCCTCCGCAATATCATGTGAAGATTGTGGACAGTGCCTCTGATGTGGCAAACTGGGGTGGTGATCCCTCTTTTTAAGACGGGAGAgcggagggtgtgttccagcTATAaggggatcacactcctcagccttccTGGGAAAGTCTTGGCCAGAATACTAGAGAGGATAATTCGGACAATAGTCAAACCTTGGATTTAGGAAGAACAATGTGGTTTTTTGTCCAGGTTATGAAACACTGGACCTGCTCTATACCCACACCAGGGTGTATCAAGGGGTCATAGGAATTTGCTCAACCAGTCCATGTACAGTTTTTGGACTTGGAGAAGAtaagatctcagatacaagtggctgaaatgagtttcctgccagggctgccctttgtcactgattccgttcattatttttatgtacaGAATTTCGAGGCATAATCGGATCGGAGGGGGTCCAGTTCAGTGGGCActggatctcatctctgctctttgcagaTGATATGGTTCAGTTGGCTTCACTGAGCCAGAACCTGCAGAATGCATTGGGGCTGTTTGCAGCCAAGTGTGAAGCAGCCAGTATGAGAATCAGCAtctccaagtccaaggccatggttctcagTGGGAAAAGGGTGGATTGGGGCTGTTTGCAGCCAAGTGTGAAGCAGCCAGTATGAGAATCAGCAtctccaagtccaaggccatggttctcagCGGGAAAAGGGTGGATTGCACTGTCCAGTTCAGGAGAGAGCTCCTGCCTCAACAAAAGGAATATAGTATCTTGGGGTCTGTTTCATGAGTGAGGGATGAATGGAGCATGAGATCAAGGATGGATCAGTGCAGTGTCTGGTCCAGTACCGGTCCGTTGTCGTGAAGACGGAGCTGAGCTGTAAGGCAAAGCTCTTGATTTATTGGTCAATCTTTGTTTCTACCCACATCTAtggtcaaaatgaaaatgttcataGTTTCATGGCTAATTATTAGCCCTGATTGCTGCTGTCAAAATCAGTAGTCAGTGTAGAATCTGCAGAATATTCAGAGGGCAAATCCAGAGATTTGGAGGTGCAGCCATCTCTCCTGGTAATTATCAAGAAATTTCTGTGGCCCACACACTTTTTTACACAGGGTGACATAATATTACTTATAGGTTCACCTGCAATATTTACTATTAAGAATACTATGAAAAGTAACATTTAACCAATGCGACATATGAACAATATAACTCATTTAGTTTAAATGACTATTGATAGTGATAAAGCAAGTTAGCTTGCAAAAGCAAACCAACCTTACGCTAATGTTAGCTTTGAATCTCAATTGGGATGATTCCAGCACTGTGACTGGCCCAACTTCTTTTACTTTTAAGCATGCTAGACCTCTGTTACACATTCATCTTGTGTGGGGTGGATTTGGCAAATTCGCTCAAATTCAAAGGGAAGACCCTGAAGTGAAATGCGGAGTGGGTCTGAACACAAACAGCATGGCCATCTTTTTGTGTGCTTTAGAGTACGGAACCTCATCAGCATATTCAGGTTTTAAATTGTGcagtcacagcttgtccataacgaacacaATGTTCAGGCATAATAGTGTCCATCTGTGCACAGGGCACCAGAACACCCTAGGTTGATGATCGACTTTGTGgtcatgtcatctgaccttcggccgcgtatcttggacactcgggtgaagagaggggcgGAGatgtcaactgatcaccacctggtggtgagttggatctgctggtggaggaggaagcgggacagactcgGCAGACCTAAACGTATTATAAGGGTCTGTTGGGAACGTTTCCTGTCTGTTCTGTCAGACAGGTTTTCTCTCCTCTGaaagagcttcaaccagatcccgagggaggctggggacattgagtccgaatggaccgTGTTCTCCACTTTCATTGTTGACGCTTCAGCTCGGAGCTGTGGTCGTAAGGTCTCTGGTACCTctcgtggcggcaatccctgaacctggtggtggacaccggaggtaagggatgccgtcaagctgaagaaggagtcctaaCAATTTTGGCTGTCTTGTGGGCCTCCTGAGGTAGCTGAGAAGTACCGGCAGGCCAAGCGTGCCGCGGCTCGGACGGTGGTGGAGGCAAAAGCTCAGGTATGGGAGTAGTTCAttgaggccatggagaaggactatcGGGTGGacggatggatagatggatggatggatggatgatgtcAGCCTGTTCGGAAATTTGTTCTTCTTCACAGcaacatgatgaaaaatatgTAACTGAAAATATCTTTAATGCTGCATCTATATCCACAGCACTTCATGATAAATTAT contains these protein-coding regions:
- the LOC113134796 gene encoding olfactory receptor 2AT4-like, which codes for MTANFTKITSFFILGFPGLSSQYYGPVSALLFLIYLAIAIGNIFILAFVVYEKYLQKPTYLVFCHLALNDLTFGTVTLPKIISKYWFDDSVVSFYGCFTQMFFVHYLGSVTSFILLVMALDRFIAICIPLRYPVLITNNTVSVLCGFAWFIPLPLMIGIVLHALTLSFCKSNVIAQCYCDHISIRSQACGEDVYIVAVTSVYIAMFTLLAPLAFILFSYISIIVVIIKMSNSAGRKKTLSTCTPQILITCLFYLPRCFVYVAAVVGFSFSLDVRILLILLYSVFPAAVNPGIYCFKTQDIKEVLIKRLKKTKIAIEIKLSYKCRAES
- the LOC113134806 gene encoding olfactory receptor 8H1-like; its protein translation is MFDTNVTKIRDFLIVGFPGLSPEYYGPVSALFFVLFLAIAAGNIFILMFVKCEMSLHKPTYLIFCHLALTDLAFGTVTLPKIISKYWFDDSFISFYGCFVQMFFVHFLGAAHSFILMVMALDRFIAICIPLRYPVLITNNTISVLCGFAWFIPLPLMVGIVLHALTLSFCKSNVIAQCYCDNTSIRSQACGDVYIVAVTSLYIAMFTLLVPLAFILFSYISIIVVIIKMSNAASRKKTLSTFTPQILITCLFYLPRCFVYVAAVVEFSFSLDVRILLMLLYSVFPAAVNPGIYCFKTQDIKQMLIKRLRKTKIAIEIKLSYKCQTDW